A single region of the Vicia villosa cultivar HV-30 ecotype Madison, WI linkage group LG4, Vvil1.0, whole genome shotgun sequence genome encodes:
- the LOC131598780 gene encoding NDR1/HIN1-like protein 10 has product MSCKPGWCGTFMCLFCTIYTIIFFFALLSIIFWIIISPSSVKFHVTDATLTNFNLTDNNNTLYYNFKLNVTARNPNNNIIVYYRRITAIAWYKDNAFGYVSLTPFDQGHKNTTFLGPIVFNGNTKIKLGRKQLDEYNEETRVGIYNDLAVDFDIKIRAKFGSFYKSGRFNTPVVQCRRLRVPLISTSKGNLSSSSTTFSFTERRCSSASFFTDRDADAGA; this is encoded by the coding sequence ATGTCTTGTAAACCTGGTTGGTGTGGAACCTTTATGTGCCTCTTTTGCACAATCTACACCATCATCTTCTTTTTCGCTCTTCTCTCAATTATTTTTTGGATAATAATCTCCCCCTCGAGCGTGAAATTCCACGTAACCGACGCAACTCTCACCAACTTCAACCTCACAGACAACAACAATACATTATACTACAATTTCAAACTCAACGTTACCGCGCGAAACCCTAACAACAATATCATAGTCTATTATCGAAGAATCACCGCGATTGCTTGGTATAAAGACAATGCTTTTGGTTATGTGAGTTTGACACCGTTCGACCAAGGACACAAGAATACAACATTTCTCGGACCGATTGTGTTTAATGGAAATACTAAGATCAAACTCGGACGTAAACAACTTGATGAGTATAACGAAGAGACGCGTGTTGGGATTTACAATGATTTGGCTGTTGATTTTGATATTAAAATTAGAGCTAAGTTTGGAAGCTTTTATAAGAGTGGACGGTTTAATACACCGGTTGTGCAGTGTCGTCGGTTGAGAGTTCCTTTGATTTCTACTTCCAAGGGTAACTTATCGTCATCATCAACAACATTTTCTTTTACTGAGAGAAGATGTAGCAGTGCTTCTTTCTTCACAGACCGTGATGCAGATGCAGGAGCTTGA
- the LOC131598781 gene encoding uncharacterized protein LOC131598781, with protein MKISDSSKSGYEALRNARISENKARFESLGILNSVSELRQISTKKKRPWVKKDYSLNPLRRSQRIKAVADGTTNNLPPRKYEDAEHFLPEESRARRCRNKRRGSVLSSILGISCHFCRQKKLCGEDDCKRCGNCDVNEPCLGNTDCSVCHSTRGVFCRDCLKVRYGEELEEVRENKEWTCPHCIEEKGINPY; from the exons atgaagatttcaGATTCATCAAAATCCGGTTACGAAGCTCTCAGAAACGCTCGCATATCAGAGAACAAGGCTAGGTTTGAATCTCTGGGTATTTTGAATTCAGTTTCCGAGCTTCGACAAATTTCTACCAAAAAGAAACGTCCCTGGGTCAAAAAGGATTACAGTCTCAATCCCCTCCGCCGCTCTCAGCGAATCAAGGCTGTCGCTGACGGTACCACCAACAATCTTCCGCCGCGAAAATACG AGGATGCTGAGCATTTTCTTCCTGAAGAGAGTCGTGCACGGCGCTGCCGTAACAAGCGTAGAGGCAGTGTCCTCAGTTCAATCTTGGGGATAAGCTGCCACTTTTGCAG GCAAAAGAAATTATGCGGGGAAGACGATTGTAAAAGATGTGGGAATTGTGATGTGAATGAACCTTGTCTAG GAAACACTGATTGCTCAGTGTGTCACTCTACCCGCGGTGTCTTTTGTAGAGACTGTCTCAAGGTTCGGTATGGTGAAG AATTAGAGGAGGTGAGAGAGAACAAGGAATGGACGTGTCCACATTGCATTGAAGAGAAAGGAATAAACCCTTACTAG